The Diceros bicornis minor isolate mBicDic1 chromosome 31, mDicBic1.mat.cur, whole genome shotgun sequence genomic sequence AGAGAGAAACTGCCAGTCCTTGTTGGTTTGGTCCAAGAGATCACTCACAATGACAGTAGATGTCTGGGTTttgtttctgtctgtctttttattatgaaaaaaacaATGTTAAGGGGGAAAATGTGGATTAACAGGAGGGATCCCTCGCCTTGTTTTCCTTAGAAGACTTGTTTAGTGTTTTATCAGACGTCTGTTGTAGTTGTTGTAGATGGAAAAGCttgtgagaaaaacaaacaccacgTGGAGCCTGTAAATGTTTTTGCACAACCTGTAAAGCATTCTTGGAAGTGGCCAGTAAAAAAGggttttaccattttaaaaaaaaatgtaactgtgTCATTGTTTACATCTGTAACCTTTTCCTCCCCTGTTCTCATTACAACATTCTGGCAAAAATGTAGGCACAGTAGCTTCCAGTTTTAGAATAAATAACCATTTGGATTGAATTCACTCTATCTCCTGTGGCTGCACTGACTGGGGCCGAGTGTGTCATTgggggatttatttattttggatgcTGCTTCCTCAAGTTGCGCTGGGTCCAACCAAGGATGGCTTTCCTCTTGCATGGCTGTTACTCCCTTCGTAATCTACTATGCCTTCACTTGGGAGCCAGCCATTCCTTCACTCGGGGGTCCTTGGCCGTGCTTGTTTATGCTAAGAGCTTGAGCCATTGGAGTAGATGGAAATAAATTATAACTCATGACCTCTGTGTATTTGGCCAATCCTAAAACCAGTTGGATGCTTGACTGTAAATGTAAGGTTCCATTTAGGAGCCAAATAAGTGTATTCCTAAGTAATTACCACTTAGGAGAAAAAGCCTACTCATTCAACAGATGATGTTTGATGGGTCTTATTTTCTGGTGAATTTGGAGAATGAGAACATAGCTTTAATTAACAAAATCACTACTGCATTGCTAGCACCAAACTGATCCTAATTGTATTTCTACCAAATGGTCAGGGACTTATTAAGGCTGGGGTGCCACAGGCTCATGGCATCCAGTGTTTTGACAGAGTAGTGATATAGATGGAGATACTGCTCTCACTCCTCCCTCTGTATGAAACACAAATTCAAACACTTACAGGGCCTTACAGCTTTGTACCCTAATGGCTACCCTAGATTTCAGTGTCTGCCTATGCTCTAGGATATTTACAGTTACTCAGTGTTAGAGCTAATCAATCATTTAAAATGGTTATTTATAGCTCATGCCTTGTCTCTAGTAACCTTTAAGCCCACTTTTTCCCCCAACTGGGGCTGCTGCCATTCACCCCTCATCTGATGAGTATGAAAATTGAGCAGAGCCtttcaaaaaaaacaaagctaataTCAAGattacatttattgaacacttctgGCTTTTTACCAAATCTGAGCTATGGGAATTTTCACTTAACTGCCCTGGAATTTGCCCAACACTGAtgcaggaggaaaagagaaaggttcTTCTTAAGAAGTGCCTGCTTGCCATTTAAGTGTGTATAGTACAATCCATTTCTTAGGTATTTgaatgcctgctatgtgccagacactgtcaagATGCAGGGATTAAAATAGACTTGATCTGGGGCCGGCGGGGTGgagcaagcggttaggtgtgcgtgctctgctgcggcggcccggggttcgccagttcagatcctgggcgcacactgacgcaccgcttggcaagccatgctgtggcggcgtcccatataaagtggaggaagatgggcatggatgttagcccagggccagtcttcctcagcaaaaagagaaggattggcagatgttagctcagggccgatcttcctcaaaaaaataaaaaaataaataaaatagacttgATCCTTCCAGGAGTTTTCACAAACACCAAGAAGGACCTAAGCCAGCTCCTGAACAGAATAGGGGTGGGTCCCCATTTCAGGAGGGCAGCCAGATCACTTTccctgtttcttcatctctagGATCAGGGAATTAATTAAGTGATCTCCAGGACCTGTTAGGGCTCAGAAGTTCATCAACAGCTGGAAAGCTGCTATTTCTGAAGGTGCCCCAAGTTCACTGGGTACCCCTGGAGCCTGGGGAGACATCCATAGGAGACTTCAGTGCAGTTTCTGGTAGAACACTCTATTCCCTTGGTTTCCTCTCCCCTCGCTGACTTCCTTTGTGAAGGTGTGGGGAAGCAGGAGGTGATGGGCTATCCCTAATACAGGTCACCCCCCTACTACTGCAGGGCAACCCCGCCCCACCAAGGGTATCCAGGCACAAAACATGACCTGGCCTAGGCTCCCCCCGAGAGGGATGTATCCTGAGTTTGGGGGGATCTTGACAATCCCTGAGGAGACATCCTGGGACTCGCATCTTTGCCTTATTCCTGGTTCCATCTTCGTATGTTCACCTTGGAAGGAAAAGGCATTTGGGAAGGCATTCTGGGGTTTATGAACCACCAAGTTTGAATCTGGGAGGCGTTCATGAGACATTAAACCTAGGTTTGGCCTCTGGCCAGGCAGCATGCTGGACCACTATGAGGGGTGGCAGGCACACCAGGGGCGGGGACATTGCTTCTGGCGGATATGACAGAATGAGCCTGAGGGGGAAATGGGAGCACAGCAAGCCCCAGTTCTACCAGGAAACCGAAATTGAACAATTTCGGGTTTATCCAATTCCTAGGGAAACCAGGAGGCGATGAAGGAACGGCGCCCCGAGGCGAACGGCGCCGGGCACTGACCGCACACTTCTGTTTCCGCTCCAAAGGGAGCCTCTACTTAGCAAGCTGTAGAAACCTACATACCCTCGCAAGATGCACGCGACCAGCGCCTGCTACGCGGTGCTTGCTGGGGTCCCCTTGTCCCGTGATCCTGGGCTCGAGCCGCCCGTGTGCCTTCACCTGGATCGGGGGACGTCGACTTTCCAATTCCGGGGTGGGTAGGAGTGGGTATCAAGTTGGCGAGGACAGGGGCAGCCATTTTGAGACCAGACGAGCACGGGAGAGACCATATTGAGAACTGTGGATGCCTGGGCCCGCCATTTTAAGGATGGGGCTGTCGGAGAAGCCCTGTACGGGAAACGCAGTGACGTGGGGCCGCCATATTGGCGCGGTCCCATGGCGGCGGCCATCTTGGACGGGACCCGCCCTGGGCGCGGCCATCTTAGAAGTGAAACCGGCCCCTTCCCAGGAACTGGAGCCGAGCTCCTCCCCTCCGTTACTGGGTTCCTCCTGTCTGCGGCTCCCCTCCGGAATCCCTCCCTACGTCCAACTTGTTCggtctgttttcattttcacttcatCGCCctcttgtgtgtgtgcgtgaatgCTCTCCGCAGGCTCTGAGGGTCTGTTGTAACTTAGTTCTTCCACTTCAGACGGTCTCTCGCGCCCGCCATCCCCCAGCCCCGCCGATCTCCGATCCTAGACAATGTCTAACCTGCTTTGACTGGCCCTGTTCCCTGGGTATGGCTGGCCTTTCACCTGCCGCACCCACCCCTAAATCCATTGACTATGATCCTCTCCCCAAAGAACGCTAACACAGGAGCTGTCCTCTGAGAGTCTGGATGACTTTATTCTTCAAATGGCTTTACCCTCCCAATAGCTCCAGGTGAGACTGAGAGCAAGCCCCCGGCCCATCCCTCTCTCCATTGTCTGAGCAGGTCACAGAGGGAAGGGGGCAGGACGCTGGCAGAGTCTGACGGCCCTTCTGTGGGTGGAGCAAAGGGTGCCCCGAGTCACGTCGGCCACAGTGGGTGAGGAAATGGGGTCAACAGACAGGTGAGGGAGGGCCTTGTGCTTCAGATAACCTTACAGGGTTGGACAAGGGCTAGGAATGTGATGCAGGAACCCTTAGGGGCTCACGACAGTTACTGACCTAAGAAAGGGCCCAGGAGAGGGAAAGATGATGCGTTGTGAGGAAGAACAGGGCAGCTCAGAGGAGGGCACAGAAGAACTTCTTCTCCCGGAAAGGGTTCTCCGAAGTGGGCACAGGGGTGATGAGAGGATCCTCACAGGCATGGGCATCACAGTAAGTCATCAGGTCTGCGGCTGCCTTGGACACCTGGGGCACAGCCAGGAGGGGAACTGTTAGCCAGAACCCCTGAAAGGGACTGCAGCCTCCCTCCCCAAATGGGTTATCTTTTGCCGTCTCTAGGGCTCCTTAAGACAATCTTCTTTTCCCTCATCCCCCATAGAAGACTGAGGACAGCTCTGCTTACAGGGCCTGATCTCAGGGAGTCAAGGAAAGAAAGCATCTCTTATCCTGAGGTTTGGGAACCTACAGCACAACCTGGCCAACTAATGGGTTCCAGGGTTCCACCCACCTTTATCCGGCACAAGCTGGCTTCAATCTTAAGCTGTTCCACCATCTTGCGGGCTTGCCCAATACTCATAGTGCTGTTCACAGGGGTCTCCCCTTTCATCCTGGAGAAAAGAGAGGTACAGCTGAGAGCATGATAGGGGACCTGCACAATCTCAGCTGAAGGCCCCCCTCCATGCTCACTCCTTACCAACCTTTGCAAGTCTGGGGTCATGTGCCCCCATGTTTTGTTCCGCTCTTATCCTCATCCACCAGTGGCCTTGCCCATCCCTGTCTTCCTCAGCTGAGGAAATGGAGAGGGTGGGATGAGATGTTCCCCAAACTcccacatggcctgggccacagaTCATTACATATATGAAAGACCTAAGGCTTTTCAGCCCTTCAAGCCATGTGTTCCCAGCTCTGAAAGCCTCAACCAGAAAAAGCCCCACCCTAATGAGGAGGGCACATAACCCCCTCCTGCCCCCTTGAGCCCCAATGGGAGAAAAGCAGGATGCTCCCTACTCACCTGAGGCCACAGGCAGCGGCAGCCCTGGGGAGTAGCGTCAGTGGGGTGCACCAAAACCTGCTTGAGATGGGTGCCCCACCTTGCAGGGAGTTACAGCTGAAACTATCTGATGCAGCAGCGGAAGCAGCTAATACAGAGAAGGGTACTGGAGAGGGTCAGGTCAGAGGTCTGTGGAGGGCTGGTCCCAGTTTCTGCAGCTCAAGCACTGCCCAGATGGCTGGTACCTGAAGGATGCAGGATGCTGGAAGGAGCTGCTAACATCCTGGAGCATACCAACTGCCTGGCCAGTGGGGGAGCCTGGCTGCTGCCTGCAGCCCCTGTGCTCACCCCCACTGTTACTGTCTCACCACCTGCCCCTCCCCATTGCAGGCATCCTGAGTCTGGGCTAGAGCCCTCCCGAAAGAAGCTGGAAGGAGCTGAGGCCCAGGCAGACTCCCCCCTCAAATGACGTGGTCTGGACCCATGACAGCCCCTGCAGTGGAGTCTGTACTGGCTGTGGGGGACCCTGCTCATTTGAAAATCTGACATCAGCTGGGCAGTCACCCCACCCCCTCCTACTCTGACACAGCATTTACCACTTGAATCTTCATTTCTCTCCCAGGGACCCTCCATTCCCCATATCCAGGAAAATGTGATGAGCCACAGGTATCAGCTTCTAGATCACCACTTTATGTTCTAGCCACAAGTGACTCGTTGGAGGATCCAGGGGCAGCGAGGTACGTCAAGAAGCTATCTAAAGAAATGGCAgaccaaagagaaaaaggagaagctGGGGGAAAAGAGGCGTGCAGAGACCAGATCAAAGAATCGGACAAAGAAGAGGTAGGGGGCATTGTGGGGACAGTCAGTAGGTGTTCCTGGAAATAGGTGGGATTcctgggtggaggtgggggtatTGGTTTGAGAGTATCTCCCACGCTTGCAGTGTTGTACTTGGTGCTGCGAGGAATGCAAAATGTACACAACACTGACCTTACCCTCTGAGGGATCTTATTGGGGGTGAATAGACATTAAATATAGGAGGTGCCGTCTGCCACGATAATGCGCTGTGGGGACTCTGAGCGAGAGTCTAGTTGGGGTCAGAGGAGGTCGGTCACGCATCGTAAAAGATGGAGATAGAACACGAAGGTGAAATGCTACCACTCTTGTGAATAGGGGACAGCCAGCGCGCCGTGGAACGCGCAAGATGCACAGGGTCCCACAGACTGCAGCGTTCTCTGAGCGAACGCTCTCTGCGCTGCACGCCTGCAGGTCCAAGGAGCCGTGGCCGATAAAAACCAGCGCTGGCTGATGCCCGCCTCTCTCCCCTTTTCCGGGGGTTAAATGGCCGGTGGTGACAGTGTGGGCGGAGGGCTGTGATTGCGGCCTCGAGTGGCGGGCTGAGGGGATGGTGGTGACTCATAGATGCTCTGGGACTTATCACGGGGCCTGGAGGGAGGCGCCTGTCCTCTTTGGTCACGGTAACCGGAAGGTAACGAACCGCAGAAATGGACAGCGCGAAGCGCGCGGACGTGGGAACCCCGCAGCCCGGACAGGCCCCGCCCCCTGCACCGGGCCCCGCCCCTGGGAGAGGCCCCGCCCCCACGGCGGCCGGCGGGAGTGGGCGGGGCGCCCCGGGGAGTCGGAAGTTCCCTCTCTCAGCTGCTCCGGCAGCGCTCCAGGCTGGTGAGTGTGCCGAGCTCCGGCGGCGGCGGGCTGCTTTCCATGGTGGCGTGGTTAGCTGGGGGTCCGGGCGCCGCGCCCACCGCCGATCCGGAGTGGGCTGGCCAGGAGCGGCCATTGGCTGCGGGACGCCCTCCCCGTCGGGGAGCCAGCGCAGCACGAGGCGGAGGGGAGAAGCTGGGGAGGCAATTGTGACTGCGCTTAGGCTGCTGGCTTTGAGTCGGGCCGTGCGACCTTAGGCAAGCGGTGCATTCTCTCCGTGCAGCCACCTTGCAGTGTGGATTCACTGTCACCTTGTGTGTAAAAGCGCCTTGTAAGAATTTCAGCGTGCTCATCCTCTGTATGTTATATATTGCTATCAATGAGTGTCAAGGTGGCCTGTCCCAGAATCAGGTTGCTGGAGGACGAGTTCACCTGAGGAGCTCTGGCGCTGGGGGCGAAGAGAGCCCAGTGGAGGAAAGGAAGGGATAATTGGCTGAGAAACAGTCATTCGGAGAAAGGCCATATGAAACAAAGACTTTGCTACGTCCTGTTATCTCTGGTTCTTCAAAGCCAGTCCAGTAACTCCTTTTTGTCCCTACCTTCCCCCAGGAAAGGAGccattcttttcccttttctttttttttttttccaggaaccACCAGCTGCTTCATCCCATGGCCAGGGGTGGCGTCCAGGTGGCAGAGCAGCTAGGAACTCAAGGCCTGAACTGGGGGCCAGACCCTCTGCGCTCTCCACCATGGTCAATGACCCACCAGTACCTACCTTACTATGGGCCCAGGAGGTGGGccactgcttggcaggccgtgCCCGCAAGCTGCTGCTGCAGTTTGGGGTGCTGTTCTGTAccatcctccttctcctctgggtGTCTGTCTTCCTCTACGGCTCCTTCTACTATTCGTACATGCCGACAGTCAGCCACCTCAGCCCAGTGCATTTCCATTACAGGTGAGAAAGGTCTTCTGTCAGAGTAGAGGAATCCTGTGAGAGAATCGCTGCAAGGACCCTTCGAGCTTGTTCAGTTCATCCCTCCcatttacagagggggaaacttgAGCCCAGTGTGCTTGTATGACTTCTTACCTTTTACAGTCCAAGGCTGGAGCACGTCTGGGCTGGTAGGGCTCCAGGGTCCTAGTTCTACCTCTGGTTACTGAAATCtggttaaaaagagagaaaaaaaaaatccctgttctAGACTGTCATTGTTAGGGTCAGTTCTATTTGGGTTGGATCAGTCCTTTCTCAGGGCCACTGTAGACTTCTGAGACAACCCAACCCCTTAGGTCATCTCGGAACTAACGTGGCCTTCAGCAGAGGAGACATTAGGAAAGCAGCAATTTGCCTTTTATATTACTTTCTCCCACGCCCAAGAGTCTGCCATGTAATAGTGATTATGGAAACACAAGGTGACTGGGTACATAAATTCCCAGAATCCTGCTTTCTTACCTGGGGCCTCAGttccttcccattttacagaccctACCAAATTGTCTCCCTTTCTCTTAACAAAGGCTATAGGACCAGTCGAGAGATGCTGATAAGGACATTATTATCAATAGtccaaagtcttttttttttttttttcctgccctgAGTCCTTTGTCATGAGGTGTAATTTCTAAGGCAGAGGTGTTTAAATTTTTAGGAGGCATGGATCTTATGAAAGCTATGGCTCTTCCTGccataaaaatgtatatacatgCCCATGCATATGCTGCACACACACTCCCATATGCAGTTTTGCCTACAATTTGAGGGGGTTCATGAGCCTCTTGAAGACCATCTGTGGATCCCTTTGGAGGAGTTTTCTCAAGCTAGACCCCAGATcagaactactgaatcagaatctggggGTGGGACCTGGGAATCTACATTTTTATCAAGCTCCCCGAGTGAGTTTTAGAAACACTTAAGTCTGAAACCATTCAACTAAGTGTCCATAGATTCCCGTTTAAGAATATCtgctctagggccggcccggtggcggttaagtgcgcgcgctccgctgctggcggcccgggttcagatcccgggcacgcaccgcttgtcaagccgtgctgtggcggcgtcccatataaagttgaggaagatgggcttggatgttagcccagagccagtcttcctcagcaaaaagaggaggattggcagatgttagctgagggctgatcttcctcacaaaaaataa encodes the following:
- the GNG3 gene encoding guanine nucleotide-binding protein G(I)/G(S)/G(O) subunit gamma-3 isoform X2, which codes for MKGETPVNSTMSIGQARKMVEQLKIEASLCRIKVSKAAADLMTYCDAHACEDPLITPVPTSENPFREKKFFCALL
- the GNG3 gene encoding guanine nucleotide-binding protein G(I)/G(S)/G(O) subunit gamma-3 isoform X1; the encoded protein is MTPDLQRMKGETPVNSTMSIGQARKMVEQLKIEASLCRIKVSKAAADLMTYCDAHACEDPLITPVPTSENPFREKKFFCALL